The Ziziphus jujuba cultivar Dongzao chromosome 1, ASM3175591v1 genome segment TTTTAGTGTATAAATAGACCAGCATAAGTGTATAAATAGACCAGGTTTTTAGTGTATAAATACACATAACCATGCACTCGTCCAGTAGCCAAGGCGTGGCAGCTTGGCCTTGCCTATATATTGAGCAATTTTTATATAGGAGCAATTAATCGTTACAATGATAATGTTATATTAGTTTAATTACAGGAATTGTGGATATGGAGTGTTCGACATCACTATAACGTGCTATACTATTAGGTTAGCTGGCAGCCATGGACATAATTATACACCAAGTTGTTCGAagaaaacaagataaagagtTATAAATTCGTATGAAAATCGATCCTGCGTAAATTTTCCACTGCATCACCCAAGATTTTCTCCCCATAAACAGAAAGAGGGTTGGGTATAAAAAAGGAAGTCAGATTGACATAATTATATACCATGTTGtttaaagaaaacaatataaacaaTCATAAATTCGTATGAAAACCGATCATACTGTAATCTATAACTCTTCAATTGGTTGTTGGCTTCCCCATAAATCGAAAGAGGGTTTGGTTATAGAAAAGAAGTCAGATTTCttgttaaaacatttaatattgaCAGAGAAACTCATTTACACATATTTCCCATTCCTATAAATACCCACATATTTCGAGTGCTCAATTTCTCACTTCCTCGTTACCCACATATTTCGAGTGGTCGATTTCTCATTTCCTCAttaatttatggaaaaaaattattgtgatgagaaaaaaaaatgctcacTGTAATATATTATGGATAATGTCAAACTTTTTATAgcttctataaatattatataagtttAGATAATGTAActattatcataaataataataaaaattctattttatatattatcgataatgtaattatttaatataattacatgaataataataaaaaattaatttaatctattttagataataataaataatcaactttgtctatatttttcttgttaaatttttgtaatatagTATTATATGAATCTGTACCAAATATTATACAATATCAATACAATATAATGGAATACATTATAATACAGTACAAACTAGTACAATAGAGATTAATATCGTTTGTGTGCCTAAGAGCACAAAAAAGAGCCCAACAAGGGGCTTACAAAGAGAAGGAAGCAAAACGGCTTCCTCTGTTATTTAGTGTAATACAGTTATGCATAAAATATTGTACTACATCAATACAATGCAGTACAAGTTAATACAATACATAAACTAATACAATACATATTAATATAGTTTTGCATGCCTAATAGCACAAAAGAAGGCCCAACTAGGGGCTTACAAAGAGAATTAGAAGGAAGCAACGGCTTCCTCTGTTATTCCAGcacgaggaggaggaggaggaggagagagTGCAGTAGTCTCTACATAAAACTCTGTTCCACAACTCGGTTTATCCGGGCAATCCTTGAGAGTTTTTAAATCGGATTCGAGACAAAACGTTACCTCGACCAGTAACTTTATATTTCCTTGCGTTGAATCCTTGCAAGACAATGCAGGGTTAAAGTTCGTTATCTGTTTGAGCTGTTTAAGAATATCGACAGTCACGTACTTTTTTCCTGTAATCAAGAGTTGACTCAGAGCTTTCTCTATCACTGGAGTACGAAATAGATCGATTCCTTTCTGAAAATACTCAACTTGAGTACCAGAACCTAGGTGGAAATAACATCCATGTTTGACCCACTGGCGGTACCATAAGTAATCATTTGTGTTTGCGCTGTTCTGTAAACCTGGCCAATGTTCTTCGAGGTCTTTCAAGAGTTGACCTTTTaactgaaaaacaaaaactaaattatttaagcatttaaaaacgaagtaactaaaaaaaaaaaaattacaaaactaaCTTACAAGATTTATATCGAAAGTTCTTTTTATTGGCTCGGACACTTCATTCGGCCAGAGGCCGTGGATTGTAAACTTGCCTGCTGGCAGATCAGTACGACAGTCCTGCACCGCACCTGTGGAGCAGACATTTCGTGGGTAGCGTACCACAAACTTATCAATTTTCTGTTTTCCTTCTACTTGATCAGTGAACATCGCTTGGCAGGAAGAGGAGGAGGCTACCAAAATGATGAGAATTAAAATGATTTCCATCTTAAAATGATTTCTTTAATGCGTACTGTGATATGCCTTTGCTTGTTCATCCTCATCcccacttatatatatatatatatatatatgatattttatacACATATTCAGTAATACGACGTAGTTTGGAATTTAAACCTGGTCTTGTTCATTTGCGGACAACGCACATTTAAAACAAACTTGTTTTATGTTGACATGACGGAGGATAGCTTGTCCTATACGCATGTATAACACGCTCGACGAACCCCAGGTGGAGGGCATGCGCGGCCCCACCTCCGTTCctcaaatattttctcttttgattatttgattttatttgattttatttatttactattcaAACCCTTAAATACTATGGTACCCTCTTAAGTTTCTCTATTTGGTCCTTAAACCCCTCATAAtttctctcttttaattttttaaatattttgttttatttgtttactaTTTTGCCCCTCAAATACTAAAGTTTAAGTGCCCCCTATGTATTTTGTTctttaaatcaataatttttttcttaatgaaatttcattatcttgattaatttttctttttttagtcaGTTTTAAAAGATAACTTGGTATTTTTTCAAACACTATGTCTCGGAATGTTGTGAACGTGACACCTAAAAAATTATAgtatttttgagaaaattgaaataagaaaataaataaaattaattatacaaaaATCGAACTATTATCAAATGATTGTATTAAAATTGCAGAGAACAAAACAACTTCAAGATTCTTTTGATGCCTAAAAATGacttaataaaatgaaatttgtatagagaaaatggaagaaattcaAATTACTAATAAAATAGTAAGCTAGCTAAAATAATTGCTGATGAAAGTAGAGTTTTAGTATGTAGAgatttgtatataattttttttgaaaacaaaattttttattaaaaagttaataagtgttttgttgtaaataataaaactacATTCAATGCTTAATGAGTTtctatataagttaaaaaa includes the following:
- the LOC125420619 gene encoding ribonuclease S-F11-like; the encoded protein is MEIILILIILVASSSSCQAMFTDQVEGKQKIDKFVVRYPRNVCSTGAVQDCRTDLPAGKFTIHGLWPNEVSEPIKRTFDINLLKGQLLKDLEEHWPGLQNSANTNDYLWYRQWVKHGCYFHLGSGTQVEYFQKGIDLFRTPVIEKALSQLLITGKKYVTVDILKQLKQITNFNPALSCKDSTQGNIKLLVEVTFCLESDLKTLKDCPDKPSCGTEFYVETTALSPPPPPPRAGITEEAVASF